A portion of the Mytilus galloprovincialis chromosome 12, xbMytGall1.hap1.1, whole genome shotgun sequence genome contains these proteins:
- the LOC143054651 gene encoding double-strand-break repair protein rad21 homolog, which produces MFYAHFVLSKKGPLARIWLAAHWDKKLTKAHVFETNIDSSVEAIMQPQVKLALRTSGHLLLGVCRIYSRKAKYLLADCNEAFVKIKMAFRPGVVDLPEENREAAVAAITLQENFHDFDTTLADLNDFDVQAQFSVNQSRPEEITMREDLSSITFVGDDGFGDIGFDDREILRDATSFEESLYKQPDHEPLVEEKTLNENANEKPMDVDNDIHAPMDDDLSPVDGGFMDDDDDDDDDGGGFGGGVDQEFFGDDDFMNSGGLFEDAPVADVSMPQVPEAETTISKPTEEDTSKIPEELEPAAPQTTSMASIVGPAGEQTTLINNEEEAFALPPLDATIFPGTEGKRRRKRKLIVDEQKGFPGETMKLQLSDTSDIISTLDLAPPTKKLMHWKETGGVEKLFSLPGRNIVSKVTSKLFSRNLITKQVKDDEPEQEDFLQLEEEEIARKDTSQDKSRAREEFSTIMEEPSILDASVKSNLPDRQSIQPAVDRQSIQPTLQDTTNPQDLLVNTFTEEVPQPQLDVSEPQLPQPQFDQYEDPPSIAPFSVPPPSVPPPSVPPQAEVPGFRTDEDLENELMPENEEQEEKRLTKRTHQMQHALELAFRYNNRLSFAEMSRNLYKKQSASRFYTLLVLKKFQAVEVSQQKEFGDIWISKGPQFGLVS; this is translated from the exons ATGTTTTATGCACATTTTGTGTTGAGTAAGAAAGGACCACTTGCTAGAATTTGGTTGGCTGCACATTGGGACAAGAAACTAACAAAGGCTCATGTGTTTGAAACCAATATAGACAGCAGTGTGGAGGCTATCATGCAGCCTCAG gtTAAGTTGGCTTTACGAACCTCTGGACATTTACTGTTGGGAGTATGCAGAATCTACTCCCGGAAAGCTAAGTACCTGTTGGCCGACTGTAATGAAGCATTTGTTAAGATTAAAATGGCTTTTCGACCAGGTGTTGTAGATCTTCCAGAGGAGAATCGGGAGGCAGCAGTAGCAGCCATTACTCTTCAGGAAAATTTCCATGACTTTGATACAACCTTGGCTGATCTTAA TGATTTTGATGTTCAAGCCCAGTTTTCTGTGAATCAGAGCCGACCAGAAGAAATCACAATGAGAGAAGACCTATCTAGCATTACTTTTGTTGGAGATGATGGATTTG GTGATATTGGTTTTGATGACAGAGAAATCCTCCGGGACGCCACTTCATTTGAGGAATCCCTCTACAAACAGCCAGATCATGAACCTCTTGTTGAAGAAAAAACCCTCAACGAGAATGCTAACGAGAAACCAATGGATGTGGATAATGATATACATGCACCAATGGATGATGATCTTAGTCCTGTTGATGGAGGATTTATGG atgatgatgacgacgacgatgatgatggAGGAGGCTTTGGGGGCGGAGTTGATCAAGAATTCTTCG GTGATGATGATTTTATGAATTCGGGAGGTTTGTTTGAGGATGCCCCCGTGGCGGATGTATCAATGCCACAAGTACCTGAGGCTGAAACAACCATATCAAAACCAACAG aagaGGATACGTCCAAGATACCAGAGGAATTGGAACCAGCAGCACCACAGACGACATCCATGGCCAGTATTGTAGGTCCAGCAGGGGAACAGACAACACTCATTAACAATGAAGAAGAGGCTTTTGCCTTACCTCCCTTGGATGCCACTATATTCCCAG gaaCAGAAGGCAAAAGGCGAAGAAAGAGGAAACTGATTGTAGATGAACAAAAGGGTTTCCCTGGTGAAACAATGAAATTACAATTATCCGACACATCAGATATCATTAGTACATTAGATCTGGCTCCACCAACCAAAAAACTCATGCACTGGAAGGAAACGGGGGGCGTGGAGAAACTTTTCTCATTACCTGGTAGAAATATTGTCTCTAAAGTCACTTCTAAG CtattttcaagaaatttaatAACCAAACAAGTTAAGGATGACGAACCTGAACAAGAAGACTTCTTACAATTAGAGGAAGAAGAAATTGCAAGGAAGGACACATCTCAAG ataAATCTCGAGCAAGGGAAGAATTTAGTACAATAATGGAAGAACCATCAATACTAGACGCATCCGTCAAATCCAATTTACCAGATCGTCAATCTATACAGCCTGCTGTTGATCGACAATCAATACAACCAACTCTCCAAGATACAACAAACCCTCAGGACTTGCTGGTCAATACCTTCACAGAGGAAGTGCCTCAACCTCAGTTAGACGTGTCAGAACCCCAACTACCGCAGCCTCAGTTTGATCAGTATGAAGATCCCCCATCAATAGCACCATTCTCTGTACCACCCCCATCAGTACCTCCTCCATCGGTACCCCCACAGGCTGAAGTTCCA gGTTTCAGAACAGATGAAGATCTTGAAAATGAGCTAATGCCAGAAAATGAAGAACAAGAAGAAAAGAGACTTACAAAACGTACACATCAAATGCAGCATGCTTTAGAATTAGCATTTAGATACAATAATAGACTTAGTTTTGCTGAAATGTCACGTAATTTATACAAAAAACAATCAGCATCCCGGTTTTATACTTTGTTGGTTCTTAAAAAGTTTCAGGCTGTTGAAGTGAGTCAACAGAAAGAGTTTGGTGACATTTGGATCAGTAAAGGACCACAGTTTGGCCTGGTGTCATGA